From Sparus aurata chromosome 9, fSpaAur1.1, whole genome shotgun sequence, a single genomic window includes:
- the fam124a gene encoding protein FAM124A isoform X2, with product MEKSSAEDDCVDSGAETGGSDYSPLSSTSICGGELSMGELQDPFLVSIHLIADPGQGKFLQRAADAVLSWVHPELQLFKVSERASVSQRPRPKHHQNGSLGAACQPALAVILFLQDAYGGDEQILILHHILQRPPWRYHHTEQVSNGRRMLPLTPCSQDFFTLSPGTPLWAVRQVHYGKEIVRFTVYCQHENYVDMVRLYKLLLQRRVAQKKEDFCFFVVYSNPDMEIQLSFKRLPRGQSPVVLESAVMEVRVRDVGALVPLLPHPCSPISEVRWQTEDYDGNKILLQVQAAHFGYQHDPCHTSSSITESASAPSTFTRNAASYRQRRHHHHRATSRLRVHQSPHPLACEELDEQWADRHHPDRSQWRGHRSDSLFSLPNLGSASSRSTCSSPGPSPSPHNKSHSLNRSHSLMPPFRLNVDALVGAEETDVDTGDKVSPGSAVDLTVVSAYIKSSLPQMSRPLSAPPEDIGPSLSPGIPESAYKAATLGRTPHSFTTHTPSAMSGLRVQSTSVHTSASPSLSDVSMNQSDSCSIISAPVADKDEDEDQEFYI from the exons TCTGTGGAGGTGAGTTATCCATGGGTGAGCTCCAGGATCCCTTCCTCGTCAGCATCCACCTCATCGCCGACCCCGGCCAGGGAAAGTTTCTGCAGCGTGCTGCTGATGCAGTCCTGTCGTGGGTCCACCCTGAGCTGCAGCTCTTCAAAGTCTCAGAGCGTGCCTCCGTCTCGCAGCGACCTCGGCCCAAGCACCACCAGAACGGCAGCCTAGGTGCTGCCTGCCAGCCGGCCCTGGCGGTCATCCTCTTCCTGCAGGATGCTTACGGTGGTGACGAGCAAATACTGATCCTTCACCACATCCTGCAGAGGCCGCCTTGGCGCTACCACCACACTGAGCAAGTCAGTAATGGCCGACGGATGCTGCCGCTGACGCCATGCAGTCAGGActtcttcactctctctcccgGCACACCGCTCTGGGCCGTGCGGCAGGTTCATTATGGGAAAGAAATCGTGCGATTTACCGTTTACTGCCAACATGAGAATTATGTGGACATGGTGCGGCTTTACAAGCTGCTGCTTCAGCGCAGGGTGGCACAGAAGAAGGAGGACTTCTGCTTCTTTGTGGTGTACTCCAACCCGGACATGGAGATCCAGTTGTCGTTTAAGAGGCTCCCGCGAGGTCAGAGTCCAGTGGTGCTGGAGTCAGCGGTGATGGAGGTGAGGGTACGAGATGTCGGGGCGCTGGTGCCCCTGCTGCCGCACCCCTGCAGCCCAATCAGCGAGGTCCGCTGGCAGACAGAGGACTACGATGGAAACAAGATCCTGCTGCAG GTCCAAGCTGCACACTTCGGATACCAACACGATCCCTGTCACACATCATCATCCATCACTGAATCAGCCTCGGCTCCGTCCACCTTCACCCGCAACGCTGCCTCCTACAGGCAGCGTCGGCACCACCACCACCGGGCGACGTCCCGTCTCAGAGTCCACCAGAGCCCCCACCCTCTGGCCTGCGAGGAACTGGACGAGCAGTGGGCCGACCGGCACCACCCGGACAGGAGCCAGTGGAGGGGCCACCGGTCCGACTCCCTCTTCTCTCTACCCAACCTCGGCTCAGCCAGCTCccgctccacctgctcctctcCTGGCCCTTCTCCCAGCCCCCACAACAAGAGCCACTCCCTCAACAGAAGCCACTCCCTCATGCCGCCCTTCAGGCTCAATGTGGACGCTCTGGTCGGAGCCGAGGAGACGGACGTTGATACGGGGGACAAAGTAAGTCCGGGCAGTGCTGTGGACCTTACAGTGGTGTCTGCGTACATCAAATCCAGCCTGCCACAAATGTCTCGGCCATTATCGGCACCACCAGAAGACATCggaccctccctctctcctggcATTCCAGAGAGCGCCTACAAGGCTGCCACACTGGGCCGGACTCCACACAGCTTCACCACCCACACCCCCTCTGCCATGTCTGGGTTACGTGTCCAAAGCACCAGTGTGCACACGAGTGCATCTCCGTCACTGAGCGATGTGTCTATGAACCAGTCTGACAGCTGCAGCATCATCAGTGCACCAGTGGCGGACAAAGACGAAGATGAGGACCAAGAATTCTACATTTGA
- the fam124a gene encoding protein FAM124A isoform X4, whose protein sequence is MRSDYSPLSSTSICGGELSMGELQDPFLVSIHLIADPGQGKFLQRAADAVLSWVHPELQLFKVSERASVSQRPRPKHHQNGSLGAACQPALAVILFLQDAYGGDEQILILHHILQRPPWRYHHTEQVSNGRRMLPLTPCSQDFFTLSPGTPLWAVRQVHYGKEIVRFTVYCQHENYVDMVRLYKLLLQRRVAQKKEDFCFFVVYSNPDMEIQLSFKRLPRGQSPVVLESAVMEVRVRDVGALVPLLPHPCSPISEVRWQTEDYDGNKILLQVQAAHFGYQHDPCHTSSSITESASAPSTFTRNAASYRQRRHHHHRATSRLRVHQSPHPLACEELDEQWADRHHPDRSQWRGHRSDSLFSLPNLGSASSRSTCSSPGPSPSPHNKSHSLNRSHSLMPPFRLNVDALVGAEETDVDTGDKVSPGSAVDLTVVSAYIKSSLPQMSRPLSAPPEDIGPSLSPGIPESAYKAATLGRTPHSFTTHTPSAMSGLRVQSTSVHTSASPSLSDVSMNQSDSCSIISAPVADKDEDEDQEFYI, encoded by the exons TCTGTGGAGGTGAGTTATCCATGGGTGAGCTCCAGGATCCCTTCCTCGTCAGCATCCACCTCATCGCCGACCCCGGCCAGGGAAAGTTTCTGCAGCGTGCTGCTGATGCAGTCCTGTCGTGGGTCCACCCTGAGCTGCAGCTCTTCAAAGTCTCAGAGCGTGCCTCCGTCTCGCAGCGACCTCGGCCCAAGCACCACCAGAACGGCAGCCTAGGTGCTGCCTGCCAGCCGGCCCTGGCGGTCATCCTCTTCCTGCAGGATGCTTACGGTGGTGACGAGCAAATACTGATCCTTCACCACATCCTGCAGAGGCCGCCTTGGCGCTACCACCACACTGAGCAAGTCAGTAATGGCCGACGGATGCTGCCGCTGACGCCATGCAGTCAGGActtcttcactctctctcccgGCACACCGCTCTGGGCCGTGCGGCAGGTTCATTATGGGAAAGAAATCGTGCGATTTACCGTTTACTGCCAACATGAGAATTATGTGGACATGGTGCGGCTTTACAAGCTGCTGCTTCAGCGCAGGGTGGCACAGAAGAAGGAGGACTTCTGCTTCTTTGTGGTGTACTCCAACCCGGACATGGAGATCCAGTTGTCGTTTAAGAGGCTCCCGCGAGGTCAGAGTCCAGTGGTGCTGGAGTCAGCGGTGATGGAGGTGAGGGTACGAGATGTCGGGGCGCTGGTGCCCCTGCTGCCGCACCCCTGCAGCCCAATCAGCGAGGTCCGCTGGCAGACAGAGGACTACGATGGAAACAAGATCCTGCTGCAG GTCCAAGCTGCACACTTCGGATACCAACACGATCCCTGTCACACATCATCATCCATCACTGAATCAGCCTCGGCTCCGTCCACCTTCACCCGCAACGCTGCCTCCTACAGGCAGCGTCGGCACCACCACCACCGGGCGACGTCCCGTCTCAGAGTCCACCAGAGCCCCCACCCTCTGGCCTGCGAGGAACTGGACGAGCAGTGGGCCGACCGGCACCACCCGGACAGGAGCCAGTGGAGGGGCCACCGGTCCGACTCCCTCTTCTCTCTACCCAACCTCGGCTCAGCCAGCTCccgctccacctgctcctctcCTGGCCCTTCTCCCAGCCCCCACAACAAGAGCCACTCCCTCAACAGAAGCCACTCCCTCATGCCGCCCTTCAGGCTCAATGTGGACGCTCTGGTCGGAGCCGAGGAGACGGACGTTGATACGGGGGACAAAGTAAGTCCGGGCAGTGCTGTGGACCTTACAGTGGTGTCTGCGTACATCAAATCCAGCCTGCCACAAATGTCTCGGCCATTATCGGCACCACCAGAAGACATCggaccctccctctctcctggcATTCCAGAGAGCGCCTACAAGGCTGCCACACTGGGCCGGACTCCACACAGCTTCACCACCCACACCCCCTCTGCCATGTCTGGGTTACGTGTCCAAAGCACCAGTGTGCACACGAGTGCATCTCCGTCACTGAGCGATGTGTCTATGAACCAGTCTGACAGCTGCAGCATCATCAGTGCACCAGTGGCGGACAAAGACGAAGATGAGGACCAAGAATTCTACATTTGA
- the fam124a gene encoding protein FAM124A isoform X5, which produces MRSDYSPLSSTSSELSMGELQDPFLVSIHLIADPGQGKFLQRAADAVLSWVHPELQLFKVSERASVSQRPRPKHHQNGSLGAACQPALAVILFLQDAYGGDEQILILHHILQRPPWRYHHTEQVSNGRRMLPLTPCSQDFFTLSPGTPLWAVRQVHYGKEIVRFTVYCQHENYVDMVRLYKLLLQRRVAQKKEDFCFFVVYSNPDMEIQLSFKRLPRGQSPVVLESAVMEVRVRDVGALVPLLPHPCSPISEVRWQTEDYDGNKILLQVQAAHFGYQHDPCHTSSSITESASAPSTFTRNAASYRQRRHHHHRATSRLRVHQSPHPLACEELDEQWADRHHPDRSQWRGHRSDSLFSLPNLGSASSRSTCSSPGPSPSPHNKSHSLNRSHSLMPPFRLNVDALVGAEETDVDTGDKVSPGSAVDLTVVSAYIKSSLPQMSRPLSAPPEDIGPSLSPGIPESAYKAATLGRTPHSFTTHTPSAMSGLRVQSTSVHTSASPSLSDVSMNQSDSCSIISAPVADKDEDEDQEFYI; this is translated from the exons GTGAGTTATCCATGGGTGAGCTCCAGGATCCCTTCCTCGTCAGCATCCACCTCATCGCCGACCCCGGCCAGGGAAAGTTTCTGCAGCGTGCTGCTGATGCAGTCCTGTCGTGGGTCCACCCTGAGCTGCAGCTCTTCAAAGTCTCAGAGCGTGCCTCCGTCTCGCAGCGACCTCGGCCCAAGCACCACCAGAACGGCAGCCTAGGTGCTGCCTGCCAGCCGGCCCTGGCGGTCATCCTCTTCCTGCAGGATGCTTACGGTGGTGACGAGCAAATACTGATCCTTCACCACATCCTGCAGAGGCCGCCTTGGCGCTACCACCACACTGAGCAAGTCAGTAATGGCCGACGGATGCTGCCGCTGACGCCATGCAGTCAGGActtcttcactctctctcccgGCACACCGCTCTGGGCCGTGCGGCAGGTTCATTATGGGAAAGAAATCGTGCGATTTACCGTTTACTGCCAACATGAGAATTATGTGGACATGGTGCGGCTTTACAAGCTGCTGCTTCAGCGCAGGGTGGCACAGAAGAAGGAGGACTTCTGCTTCTTTGTGGTGTACTCCAACCCGGACATGGAGATCCAGTTGTCGTTTAAGAGGCTCCCGCGAGGTCAGAGTCCAGTGGTGCTGGAGTCAGCGGTGATGGAGGTGAGGGTACGAGATGTCGGGGCGCTGGTGCCCCTGCTGCCGCACCCCTGCAGCCCAATCAGCGAGGTCCGCTGGCAGACAGAGGACTACGATGGAAACAAGATCCTGCTGCAG GTCCAAGCTGCACACTTCGGATACCAACACGATCCCTGTCACACATCATCATCCATCACTGAATCAGCCTCGGCTCCGTCCACCTTCACCCGCAACGCTGCCTCCTACAGGCAGCGTCGGCACCACCACCACCGGGCGACGTCCCGTCTCAGAGTCCACCAGAGCCCCCACCCTCTGGCCTGCGAGGAACTGGACGAGCAGTGGGCCGACCGGCACCACCCGGACAGGAGCCAGTGGAGGGGCCACCGGTCCGACTCCCTCTTCTCTCTACCCAACCTCGGCTCAGCCAGCTCccgctccacctgctcctctcCTGGCCCTTCTCCCAGCCCCCACAACAAGAGCCACTCCCTCAACAGAAGCCACTCCCTCATGCCGCCCTTCAGGCTCAATGTGGACGCTCTGGTCGGAGCCGAGGAGACGGACGTTGATACGGGGGACAAAGTAAGTCCGGGCAGTGCTGTGGACCTTACAGTGGTGTCTGCGTACATCAAATCCAGCCTGCCACAAATGTCTCGGCCATTATCGGCACCACCAGAAGACATCggaccctccctctctcctggcATTCCAGAGAGCGCCTACAAGGCTGCCACACTGGGCCGGACTCCACACAGCTTCACCACCCACACCCCCTCTGCCATGTCTGGGTTACGTGTCCAAAGCACCAGTGTGCACACGAGTGCATCTCCGTCACTGAGCGATGTGTCTATGAACCAGTCTGACAGCTGCAGCATCATCAGTGCACCAGTGGCGGACAAAGACGAAGATGAGGACCAAGAATTCTACATTTGA
- the fam124a gene encoding protein FAM124A isoform X3 — protein sequence MEKSSAEDDCVDSGAETGGSDYSPLSSTSSELSMGELQDPFLVSIHLIADPGQGKFLQRAADAVLSWVHPELQLFKVSERASVSQRPRPKHHQNGSLGAACQPALAVILFLQDAYGGDEQILILHHILQRPPWRYHHTEQVSNGRRMLPLTPCSQDFFTLSPGTPLWAVRQVHYGKEIVRFTVYCQHENYVDMVRLYKLLLQRRVAQKKEDFCFFVVYSNPDMEIQLSFKRLPRGQSPVVLESAVMEVRVRDVGALVPLLPHPCSPISEVRWQTEDYDGNKILLQVQAAHFGYQHDPCHTSSSITESASAPSTFTRNAASYRQRRHHHHRATSRLRVHQSPHPLACEELDEQWADRHHPDRSQWRGHRSDSLFSLPNLGSASSRSTCSSPGPSPSPHNKSHSLNRSHSLMPPFRLNVDALVGAEETDVDTGDKVSPGSAVDLTVVSAYIKSSLPQMSRPLSAPPEDIGPSLSPGIPESAYKAATLGRTPHSFTTHTPSAMSGLRVQSTSVHTSASPSLSDVSMNQSDSCSIISAPVADKDEDEDQEFYI from the exons GTGAGTTATCCATGGGTGAGCTCCAGGATCCCTTCCTCGTCAGCATCCACCTCATCGCCGACCCCGGCCAGGGAAAGTTTCTGCAGCGTGCTGCTGATGCAGTCCTGTCGTGGGTCCACCCTGAGCTGCAGCTCTTCAAAGTCTCAGAGCGTGCCTCCGTCTCGCAGCGACCTCGGCCCAAGCACCACCAGAACGGCAGCCTAGGTGCTGCCTGCCAGCCGGCCCTGGCGGTCATCCTCTTCCTGCAGGATGCTTACGGTGGTGACGAGCAAATACTGATCCTTCACCACATCCTGCAGAGGCCGCCTTGGCGCTACCACCACACTGAGCAAGTCAGTAATGGCCGACGGATGCTGCCGCTGACGCCATGCAGTCAGGActtcttcactctctctcccgGCACACCGCTCTGGGCCGTGCGGCAGGTTCATTATGGGAAAGAAATCGTGCGATTTACCGTTTACTGCCAACATGAGAATTATGTGGACATGGTGCGGCTTTACAAGCTGCTGCTTCAGCGCAGGGTGGCACAGAAGAAGGAGGACTTCTGCTTCTTTGTGGTGTACTCCAACCCGGACATGGAGATCCAGTTGTCGTTTAAGAGGCTCCCGCGAGGTCAGAGTCCAGTGGTGCTGGAGTCAGCGGTGATGGAGGTGAGGGTACGAGATGTCGGGGCGCTGGTGCCCCTGCTGCCGCACCCCTGCAGCCCAATCAGCGAGGTCCGCTGGCAGACAGAGGACTACGATGGAAACAAGATCCTGCTGCAG GTCCAAGCTGCACACTTCGGATACCAACACGATCCCTGTCACACATCATCATCCATCACTGAATCAGCCTCGGCTCCGTCCACCTTCACCCGCAACGCTGCCTCCTACAGGCAGCGTCGGCACCACCACCACCGGGCGACGTCCCGTCTCAGAGTCCACCAGAGCCCCCACCCTCTGGCCTGCGAGGAACTGGACGAGCAGTGGGCCGACCGGCACCACCCGGACAGGAGCCAGTGGAGGGGCCACCGGTCCGACTCCCTCTTCTCTCTACCCAACCTCGGCTCAGCCAGCTCccgctccacctgctcctctcCTGGCCCTTCTCCCAGCCCCCACAACAAGAGCCACTCCCTCAACAGAAGCCACTCCCTCATGCCGCCCTTCAGGCTCAATGTGGACGCTCTGGTCGGAGCCGAGGAGACGGACGTTGATACGGGGGACAAAGTAAGTCCGGGCAGTGCTGTGGACCTTACAGTGGTGTCTGCGTACATCAAATCCAGCCTGCCACAAATGTCTCGGCCATTATCGGCACCACCAGAAGACATCggaccctccctctctcctggcATTCCAGAGAGCGCCTACAAGGCTGCCACACTGGGCCGGACTCCACACAGCTTCACCACCCACACCCCCTCTGCCATGTCTGGGTTACGTGTCCAAAGCACCAGTGTGCACACGAGTGCATCTCCGTCACTGAGCGATGTGTCTATGAACCAGTCTGACAGCTGCAGCATCATCAGTGCACCAGTGGCGGACAAAGACGAAGATGAGGACCAAGAATTCTACATTTGA
- the fam124a gene encoding protein FAM124A isoform X1 — translation MTAWIQEPRPEGEWSTDEAGLLLNVVSSRSDYSPLSSTSSELSMGELQDPFLVSIHLIADPGQGKFLQRAADAVLSWVHPELQLFKVSERASVSQRPRPKHHQNGSLGAACQPALAVILFLQDAYGGDEQILILHHILQRPPWRYHHTEQVSNGRRMLPLTPCSQDFFTLSPGTPLWAVRQVHYGKEIVRFTVYCQHENYVDMVRLYKLLLQRRVAQKKEDFCFFVVYSNPDMEIQLSFKRLPRGQSPVVLESAVMEVRVRDVGALVPLLPHPCSPISEVRWQTEDYDGNKILLQVQAAHFGYQHDPCHTSSSITESASAPSTFTRNAASYRQRRHHHHRATSRLRVHQSPHPLACEELDEQWADRHHPDRSQWRGHRSDSLFSLPNLGSASSRSTCSSPGPSPSPHNKSHSLNRSHSLMPPFRLNVDALVGAEETDVDTGDKVSPGSAVDLTVVSAYIKSSLPQMSRPLSAPPEDIGPSLSPGIPESAYKAATLGRTPHSFTTHTPSAMSGLRVQSTSVHTSASPSLSDVSMNQSDSCSIISAPVADKDEDEDQEFYI, via the exons GTGAGTTATCCATGGGTGAGCTCCAGGATCCCTTCCTCGTCAGCATCCACCTCATCGCCGACCCCGGCCAGGGAAAGTTTCTGCAGCGTGCTGCTGATGCAGTCCTGTCGTGGGTCCACCCTGAGCTGCAGCTCTTCAAAGTCTCAGAGCGTGCCTCCGTCTCGCAGCGACCTCGGCCCAAGCACCACCAGAACGGCAGCCTAGGTGCTGCCTGCCAGCCGGCCCTGGCGGTCATCCTCTTCCTGCAGGATGCTTACGGTGGTGACGAGCAAATACTGATCCTTCACCACATCCTGCAGAGGCCGCCTTGGCGCTACCACCACACTGAGCAAGTCAGTAATGGCCGACGGATGCTGCCGCTGACGCCATGCAGTCAGGActtcttcactctctctcccgGCACACCGCTCTGGGCCGTGCGGCAGGTTCATTATGGGAAAGAAATCGTGCGATTTACCGTTTACTGCCAACATGAGAATTATGTGGACATGGTGCGGCTTTACAAGCTGCTGCTTCAGCGCAGGGTGGCACAGAAGAAGGAGGACTTCTGCTTCTTTGTGGTGTACTCCAACCCGGACATGGAGATCCAGTTGTCGTTTAAGAGGCTCCCGCGAGGTCAGAGTCCAGTGGTGCTGGAGTCAGCGGTGATGGAGGTGAGGGTACGAGATGTCGGGGCGCTGGTGCCCCTGCTGCCGCACCCCTGCAGCCCAATCAGCGAGGTCCGCTGGCAGACAGAGGACTACGATGGAAACAAGATCCTGCTGCAG GTCCAAGCTGCACACTTCGGATACCAACACGATCCCTGTCACACATCATCATCCATCACTGAATCAGCCTCGGCTCCGTCCACCTTCACCCGCAACGCTGCCTCCTACAGGCAGCGTCGGCACCACCACCACCGGGCGACGTCCCGTCTCAGAGTCCACCAGAGCCCCCACCCTCTGGCCTGCGAGGAACTGGACGAGCAGTGGGCCGACCGGCACCACCCGGACAGGAGCCAGTGGAGGGGCCACCGGTCCGACTCCCTCTTCTCTCTACCCAACCTCGGCTCAGCCAGCTCccgctccacctgctcctctcCTGGCCCTTCTCCCAGCCCCCACAACAAGAGCCACTCCCTCAACAGAAGCCACTCCCTCATGCCGCCCTTCAGGCTCAATGTGGACGCTCTGGTCGGAGCCGAGGAGACGGACGTTGATACGGGGGACAAAGTAAGTCCGGGCAGTGCTGTGGACCTTACAGTGGTGTCTGCGTACATCAAATCCAGCCTGCCACAAATGTCTCGGCCATTATCGGCACCACCAGAAGACATCggaccctccctctctcctggcATTCCAGAGAGCGCCTACAAGGCTGCCACACTGGGCCGGACTCCACACAGCTTCACCACCCACACCCCCTCTGCCATGTCTGGGTTACGTGTCCAAAGCACCAGTGTGCACACGAGTGCATCTCCGTCACTGAGCGATGTGTCTATGAACCAGTCTGACAGCTGCAGCATCATCAGTGCACCAGTGGCGGACAAAGACGAAGATGAGGACCAAGAATTCTACATTTGA